Genomic window (Chloroflexota bacterium):
CGATGCGCGTGGCCTTCAAAAGCTCCGGCAAGGGGTGGTCCTTATAGGGATCGGGCATTCTCAGCTTATCCACGTCATCCAGGCTCTTGAGGACGGGCTCTTTGACCACGGGGGCGCTGTCCTCGAGATATTCGACGCCGCAGCCGCAGGCCTCGGCCAGGGCCGCCGTGCCGTTCTCGATCAACAACATATCGTGGCCGAACTCGCGCCAGGCCCGGATCTGTCCCTCAGCCATGGCCTCGCCATCTTGGAGGAACTCAGGGAACGGGATGCCAGAGGCGTAGGCCGTCATCATGAAGTTATGTAAATCCACCGGGACCCGGTCGGGGATCCCCCCACGCAGGACCGTCCAGGTCCGCTCTACTGAGTTCATGGCTTCCGTCGTCATTTATCCTCACCCCTCCCCGCACAGTGGCCACTGCATTAACATGGATACTCGCGCCGACCAGGAGATCACCGCCGGTGTGGGAAGCAACAGCCTCATCAAATTATAAGATCGCGCAACTGGCGGTGTCAAACGACCCCATGCGTGGGCGCATTTCAGTTCGCCCATATTGGCAAACTAAGCGATACGAAAGCGTGACCCCGCATCTCTGGGGTGGCTCGGAGGGGCTGCCGCCCTCCGAAGAACTCTACTTTCAGCCCCTCACCTGCCCCGTGGGGCCGGAGGCCACCGGCCAAAGCCCCAACCAGGCAGGTAAAGGGCGAGAAAAAGAGTTTTTCTGCGGAGGGGGGGGCTTCCCCTCCGCGCCTCCCCTTCCAGGTGCGACCGCCCGTGGAAGGAAAAAGCGACAGGCGGGGGCCTCGCTCATGCTGTTAAGTTGATCGCCTGTTCCAAACATGAGCGTTTCAGTTTAGTAGCGTGGGTTGCCTCCCGTACGCGGGCGTGTTATATTCCCCCGCTGGGAGGTGAACTCATGACCGATCTCATTCGTGTGGTGCAATACGGCCTTGGCCCTATCGGCAGCGCCATCGCCCGGCACGTGGTGGAGCGCCCCGGGCTGGCGCTGGTGGGCGCGGTGGATATCGACCCGCAGAAGGTCGGCCGCGACGCCGGTGAGGTGATCGGCCTGGGGCGACCGCTGGGCTTCCCCGTGCACGCTCACCTGTCCGAGGCGCTGGCCGGGACGGCCGCCGACGTCGCCGTGCACTCTACCGGCTCCTACTTCGACCTGTTCAAGCCCCAGATCATCGAGATCCTGGAGGCCGGACTGGATGTGGTCTCCACCGCGGAGGAGCTATCCTTCCCCTGGATCGCCCATCCGGCAGAGGCGGAGGAGATCGACGCGGCCGCCCGGCGCTGCGGGAAGACGGCCCTGGGCACCGGCGTAAACCCCGGCTTCCTCATGGACACGCTGCCCATCACCCTGACCGCCATCTGCCAGTCCGTGGATCACATCGCGGTGACCCGGGTGATCAACGCCTCCAACCGGCGGGGGCCGTTTCAGCGCAAGATCGGCGCGGGCATGACGCCCGAGGCGTTTCGGGAGAAGATGGCGGCCGGCCGGATGGGGCACGTCGGCCTGCGGGAGTCGATGGATCACATCGCCGACACGCTGGGGAAACGGCTGGTGCGCTACGAGGAGCGCGTGGAGCCCGTGCTGGCCGAACGACCGATCCGTACCCCCTACGTCGATGTGGCACCGGGACAAGTACGCGGCCTGAGGCAGGAGGGGCGCGGGTACACGGAGGCCGGCGAGTTCGTCGTGCTGACGTTCGTGGCGGCACTGGAAGCCGGCGACGAGCAGGATACCATCACCATCACGGGGAAGCCGGATTTGGAGGTCGTGCTGCGGGGGACCAACGGGGATCTGGCGACGGTGGCCATGGCGGTGAACGCCATCCCACGCGTGGTTGCGGCCCCGCCCGGCCTGGTCACCATGCGGGACCTGCCGCCGGTACACCATTGGTAACGCCAACGGGAGCTCGGCTCCCAGCGAGGGCCGGGCTCCCGTCGCTCAGGAAGGATCTTCTATCGCCGCCTTCCCCCCCAAAGCGGCCGCCCCTGAAAGGGGAGGTGCGGAGGCGAAGCCCCTCCGCACAGAAAATGCTTTTTCCCGCCTTTACCTGCCTGATTGGGGTTTTAGTCTGCGGCATCCGGCCCCACGGGGCAGGTCAAGAGCTGAAAATGGGGTTCTTCGGAGGGGCTGGCGCCCCTCCGAAGAACCCCATGGATGCGAAGCCACACCTCCATACCAGCATATAAGGCAACGCGACCTCGCCTCCACCCATTATGACCGATTAAGAATCTGAGCCAGTTCGTCCAGGAGGCGATGGAACGTCTCCACGTCCTCGCAACGGAGCAGGGAGTGGCGGAGGCGACGGATCCGATAGTTAGTAGCCCTTCAGGTAGCACGGGATGTGCTTCCGCATCAGGATGATCCCCAACGGCTCGCCATAAAAGTCCAGCATCTCCCGCAGATGGCGGCGGATCATCGCGATCTTCTCCTCAACGGACACCTGCTCGCGATCGATCCGCTGGAAGATCCAGGGATGCCCCATGGCACCACGCCCGATCATCACGGCATCACAGCCGGTCTCGGCAAACATCCGGTCGATATCGGCCACCGTGACCACATCGCCATTGCCGATAACGGGCACGGAGACCGCCTGCTTGACCTCGGCGATGGCCTCCCAGGCGGCCGGATGGCTATAATCCTGATCCCGCGTCCGGGCGTGCACGGCGATCAACGCCGCCCCGTTCTCCTCCATCGCCCGGGCGACCTCCAGATAGTTGCGGCTCTGGACGTCCCATCCCAGACGGATCTTGCCCGTGACGGGAACCGACAGCGCGGCCGTCAGCTTCCGGAAGATGCGGGCGATCTTGACCGGATCCCGCAGGAGGGCAGCCCCAGCGCCCCCCGAGCACACGCGTCGCGCCGGGCACCCCAAGTTTAGATCGATGATGTCCGGCCCCAACCCCTCGATGCGCTTGGCGGCCTCCACCAGGGAATCCTCCGAGGAGCCGGAGATCTGGAACACCACCGGGCGCTCCTCCGGCTTGTAACGCAGCCGCCGCAGCGCATGACCGGTCAGCGCCCGCTGATGGGAAATGGTGTTGGCCGGGACGAACTCCGTGTAGCTCATGGCCGATCCGAGTTCCCGACAGATCGACCGATAGGGCAGGTCGGAGAACCCGGCCATGGGCGCCAGGATCAAATCGCCGTAGACGGGGACATCGCGAACCCAGAAGCGAGGTCGAGTGACCTCAGTCCCGCTCATGCTCCTCTTCTCGACCCAGAACCCACCGCTCCAGCCACTCCGTCGCCCGCCGCTTGACGTCGATAGACAGCCGCGGCTCGGTGATGCCGTGCTCCTGTCGTGGGTAGATCACCATCTTCACCGGCACGCCCTGCCGCTTCAGCGCGTTGTACAGCTCATGCCCCTGGCCGACCGGCACCCGCTTGTCCACCTCCCCGTGTTGGATCAACGTCGGCGTGCTCACCCCCTTCACGTGGAAGATGGGGGAGTGATCCAGATAGGGCTGCAGATTGTCCCAGAACTCGTAATCGAAGTAATCCGGCAGGAAGCTGGGGATGTCGCTGGTGCCGTTCATGGCGATCAGGTTGGTGACGCCGGCTCCCACGCACGCGGCCTTGAAGCGATCGGTGTGGCCGATGATCCAGGACGTCATGTAACCACCGTAACTCCACCCGAGCACGCCCAGCCGATCCGGATCGGCGATCCCCTGCTCGATCAGGTGATCCACCCCGGCCATGAGGTCGGCATAGTCACCGCCGCCCCAATCGGCGTGATTGGCCAGCCGGAACTCCTTGCCATAGCCGGAGGAACCGCGCGGGTTGGGGCGCAACACGGCGAAGCCACGCTCGGCCAGCGCGGCGGCGTTGGCGTACCGCTCGGGCGAGGCGATGAAGCCCCGGGAGAAGACCCCCGCCGGCCCCCCGTGGATCTCCAGGATCAGCGGATAGCGCCGCCCGGGCTCGTAATCCAGCGGATAGATCAAGATCCCCTCGATCTCCAGACCATCGGGCGCCCTCCAGCGGATCACCTCGGCCTTGGGTAGCGGCGCATCGGGCCAATCCTCGGGCATGGCCGGCCGGGTGACGCACGAGGTCTCCCCGGCCGCCGGGTCCAGCAGGTAGACCGCGTTCGGCTCGTGGAAGTCCTGGCCGACGAAGGCGATCTGCCCGCGGCGGTTGATGGCCGGGAGCGTCTTGAGCCGCTCGTCGTCGGTGATGGGACGCCCGGGCTCTCCCGTGACGGGCAGCGCCCAGATCTGCGATGTGACGCCGCTGGACTCCCACGCGTACACATCCTGGCCATCCTCCGACCAGCCGATCAGGGACGACTGGCCATCCGGGGTGTAGGCCAGAGGCCTCGGCTCGCCCCCGTCCACCGGATAGAGCACGATGCGCCCGACGAAAGCCCAACGGATGGGCCGATCGCTGGTGGCGCAGGCGATCCACTGGCCATCCGGGGAGACGGCCGGCTTCGCCTGCCAGTCGGCGATCACGGCCAGCTCCCGCGGCGTCGCGTCATCCTCGTCCGCGGCGATGAGGGACAGCCGGGTCTCCGGCCAATCCTCGGCCACGGGCGTCGGCCGATGGGTGAAGGCCAGCGTGCGACCGTCGGGCAGCCAGTCGAAGTCCACCACGTGGAAGCGACCGCGCGTGATCTGCCGGGCCTCGGGCAACGTGCGCGGCCCTTCGACGAAGGGCACCACGTACAGATGCTGGAAGTCGAAATCCTCATCCCACAGCTTGGGATCGTCCTTCGCCTTCTGCGCCCTCTCCTCTTCCTCAGATGGCGGTTCGACCATGGTGAAGGCGATCTGCTTGCCGTCGGGGGACCACTTCAGCGCGGACACGTCCGTCTTCTCATACCGGGTCAGCGCCCAGGCCTCGCCCCCGTCGGCGCGCATGACGTAGACGTTGGACTTGCCGTCGCGAGTGGAGAGGAAGGCGATATATCGACCATCCGGCGACCACTGAGCGCCGCGGTTGCTGTACTCGCCAAAGGTGAGCTGGAGGGGATGGCCCCCGTCCGCCGACGCCAGATAGAGATGGGTCAAGAACTCGCTCTTCTCGTCGGTCATCAGCGGCTCCCGCACCGCGTAAACGACCCGCCGGCCATCCGGCGATGGCATGACCTCCGTGATCAGGGGATAATGGACCTGCTTCTCAGCCATCCATCGATATGCGGTCTTCTCGGCCATGAAAGCACTCCTTTACGCGTGACGATGATCAACCCGCCTCCATTGTAGAGGGAAGGGACGGGCCGGTCAAGAACAGGCCGCCGGCGAGTTGCCCCCCGCGCCCATCGGCTGTATCATGCTCCAGCCGATACGCGCGCTCGATGGTCCCCCGGCCGGTGAACGGCCGAAGGGACAGAGGGAGGATACCATGTCCCCATCCGAAGGCGGTGAGATCACCACGCTACAGGCGGAAAAGTTCCCCGCCATCCGACGCCGAATGGCAGCCGATGGACACAGGCCACGATATCACTTCCTCCCCCCTGCCAACTGGATGAACGACCCCAACGGCCTGATCCAATGGCGGGGCCGGTATCATCTCTTCTACCAGCACAACCCATACGGGGCCTACTGGGGATACATGCACTGGGGCCACGCCGTGAGCGACGACCTGATCCACTGGAGCGACCGGCCCATCGCCCTGGCGCCGGAGCCGGGGACCCCGTGGAGCGATGGATATTGGACCGGATGCGCCGTAGACGACGACGGCGTCCCCACGCTGGTGTTCACGAAGCGCGAGGAGGGCCGCGAGCTCGTCTGCCTGGCCACCAGCCGGGATGAGGAGCTGCTAAGCTGGCAGGAGGCCCCTGAGAACCCCGTGATCGACGCGCCGCCAGCGGGCATGAACGTGGTGGGATTTCGCGATCCGTACGTCTGGCGCGAGGGCGACGCGTGGTATATGGTCATCGGAACCGGAATCGTCGACGTGGGCGGCGCCGCCCTGCTCTACAGCTCGCCTGACCTGCGACGCTGGGAATATCTGGGCCCCCTGCTCGTCGGTGAGGCGGCCAGGCACGGGACGATGTGGGAGTGTCCCAATTTCTTCCCGTTAGGCGAAAAGCACGTGCTGATCGTCTCCATCTGGAAGCAAGACCACGTGCGCTACTTCGTGGGCACCTATGCGGATCGCCGGTTCACCCCGGAGCGAGAGGGGGTGATCGACGGGGGGTTCCGCCTCTTCGCGCCGCAGGTGATGCGGGACGATCGAGGACGACGCCTGATGTTCGGGTGGGTGATGGAGGGACGCGCCGAGGCGGCGTGCCGGGAGGCCGGATGGGCGGGCGTCATGTCGCTCCCCCGGGTGCTCTCCCTGTCATCGGATGGGACGCTGGCCACCGCACCGGCTCCCGAGATACGCGCGCTGCGAGGCGAACACTTCCACCTCGGCGCCTCCCCTATCACACCGGGGGCCGAGCGCGTGATGCCCATCTCCGGCGATTGTCTGGAGATCGCAGCCGAGTTCGAGTCAGGCGAGGGGACGCTGGGACTGAAGCTGCGTTGCGCGCCCGACGGCAGCGAGCAGACGATCATCGGATACGACGGCACGACCGGCCGGCTCTTTCTCGATGGCCGACGCACCAGCCTCTCCCCGGATGCCCAAGGCGACTACTACGAGATGCCCTTCTCCCCTCCCGACGACGAGCCGGTCCGGCTCCACATCTTCCTGGACCGCTCCATCGTGGAGGTCTTCGGCAACGATCGCGTCTGCCTGACCGGCCGCGTCTACCCCGAGCGAGCGGACAGCCAGGAGGTTCGGGTGTTCGCCGAGGGAGAAGGGGCACAGCTGAGATCGCTGGACATCTGGCGCATGCAGGCGATCTGGCCGGATGGATCCTGAAGCCGAGAGGCGTTCGGGGAATTCACCGTGAAGGCATCAGGGCACCCAGGGATGCAATCCAGGGGAGGATCGGATCCGCCCTTCCCGACCCGGTAGGCTCTTCAGGCGGATGCTTCATTATGTTCCTGACACACCCGCCTGGCCAGGGCCAGGAAGTAGCGATGAAAGCGGGTATCCATCGTAAGCTCGGGGTGGAAGGCGGTCGCCAGGAGGTTCCCCTGCTGGGCCGCCACGATGGTCCCGCCCTCCAGCCGGGCCAGCGTGGTCACACCATCGCCCACCCGGACGATCTGGGGCGCTCGAATGAACACGGCGTGGAAGGGGCGCCCCCGCTCCCCCGGGTCGGCGACCGCGTCCAGGGCCGGGACCGACAGCTCCGCCTCAAAGCTGGCCACCTGCCGGCCGAAGGCGTTCCGGCGCACCCGGATGCCCATCAGCCCCAGGCACGGCGGAGCGCCCCCCTCGACCTCCCGAGCCAGCAGGATCAACCCGGCGCAAGTGCCCCAGACGGGCTTCCCTGCCTCCGCCATCCGACGGATGGGCTCGAGCAGCCCATAGGCCGCCGCCAGCTTCCCAATGGTCGTGCTCTCTCCGCCCGGGATGATCAGCCCATCGAGCCCCTCCAGCTCCACCGGGAGGCGAACCGGCTCCGCCCCCACCCCCAACGCCTGCAGTATCTGGATGTGCTCGATGAAGGCGCCCTGTAGCGCCAGCACCCCGATCCTCATGGCCTACCAACCTCGCACGGCCAGTCGCTCCTGCGGCGGGATCGCGGCAATCTCCAGCCCACGCATCGGCTCGCCCAGGCCACGCGAGACCTCGGCTAGGACATGCGGGTCGTCATAGTGGGTCACGGCCTGCACGATGGCCTGCGCACGCCGCTCCGGATCGGCGCTCTTGAAGATCCCCGATCCCACGAAGACCCCATCTACCCCCAACTGCATCATCAGCGCGGCGTCGGCCGGGGTCGCGATGCCGCCAGCGGCGAAGTTCACCACCGGCAATCGCCCCAACTCCGCCGTCTCGTTAACCAACGCATAGGGCGCGCCGATCTCCTTGGCGTAGGCCATCCGCTCCTCGGGAGCCATGGTCGTCAGCCGCCGGATCTCGCCCAGGACGGCGCGGGCGTGACGCACGGCTTCCACCACGTTTCCTGTGCCGGCCTCGCCCTTCGTGCGGATCATGGCCGCGCCCTCGCCGATGCGACGCAGCGCCTCGCCCAGGTTGCGGCAGCCACAGACGAACGGCACCTTGAACCGGTGCTTGTCGATATGATGCTCCTCGTCGGCGGGGGTCAGAACCTCCGACTCATCGATGAAGTCCACCCCCAACGCCTCCAGGATCTGAGCCTCCACGAAGTGCCCGATCCGGCACTTGGCCATGACCGGGATGCTGACGGCCTCCATGATCCGGAGGATCCGCTCGGGGTCGCTCATGCGGGCCACGCCGCCCTGCGCGCGGATATCCGCCGGGACGCGCTCCAGCGCCATGACCGCGCAGGCGCCCGCTTCCTCCGCGATCTGCGCCTGCTCCGGCGTGACCACGTCCATGATCACGCCGCCTTTGAGCATCTGAGCCAGACCTCGCTTGACTGTGACGGTGCCCGTTTCCCTTTCCACACGCATCTCCTCGTGCTCGGGTATCGATGCCCACGGCATGGGCACAGAGGCGATCCATGAATCGCCTACAGCCCCGGGGGGAGTCATCCTCACACCACGGGCCGGGGGGCGGAGCTTATCGACGCGACCGCCTCGGCGGCCCGACGCCTTCGCAGCCGACGGATCGCCCGGGCCAGCCGGCGGACGCCCTCCCCGATCTCGGCCTCCGAGGGATAGGAGAAGTTCAGCCGCAGGAAGGACTCACCGTCCCCATCGGGGAAGAAGACCTCGCCGGGCACGAAGACCACCCCCTCGTCGGCCGCTTCCCGGAGCAGATCCCGGGCATGCATCCCGTCCGGTAGACGACACCAGTAGTAAAAGCCTCCCTGTGGGATCTCCCACGTGAGCTCGGAGGCCGCATGACGACGGAGGGCCTGTTCCATCGCGTCCCGCCGCCGTGCATAGGCACGTCGGGCCCACTCCAGATGGTCATCCAGCCGCCCCGTCCGCAACAGCTCGAGCGCCATCATCTGCACCAGCGTGCCCGGGTGCAGATCCGCCATCTGCTTGAGAGCCGTCAACGCCCCCACGATGGACGTCGGGGCCACAAGCCAGCCCAGCCGCAATCCGGGCCCCAGCAGCGCCGAAAAGCTGCCTAGATGGAGCACCCCATCGTGACGATCGGAGGCCAACAGGGGCGCCGGAGGGGCCTCGTCGTAATACAGATCGCCGTAGGAGTCGTCCTCGAGAATCGGCACCTGGAATCGGCGGGCCAGGGAGAGGAGGCGCTGTCTTCGCTCCGGGCTCAACGTGGCGCCGGTCGGGTTCTGGAACGTGGGGATGGTGTAGATCAGCCGGGGGCGATAGCGGGCGAGCATCGGCTCCAGCAGATCAACCCGCATCCCCGCCTCGTCCACAGGCACGCCGATGAGCCGGGCCCCGGCCGCCCGGAAGACGCGCAGCGCGCCCAGGTACGTCGGCGCCTCGACGATCACGACGTCGCCCGGCTCCAGGAGCAACCGGGCCACGAGATCCAGCCCCTGTTGCGAGCCGGACAGGATGAGCACCCGGCTCGCGGAGATACGGCATCCCCTGAAGGCCAGATGTGACGCCAACGCCTCACGCAGCGACTCCAGCCCCTCCGTCGGGGAGTCGCGAAACACTCGGACCTCCTCGCGGGCGACGACGGTGCGCATGAGCTGCTGAAGGTCGACGACGGGGGATGCCTCCGGGGTGGGCACGCCGGTCGCAAGCCCGATGATGCCCTCCTGAGCGGCCAGGCGGGCAACCTCCTGGATGAGCGGATTGTGCAGCCGCCGCGCCCGGGACGTGAGAAGGTTCGACCAGGACAGGGGCAGGCCCAGATCCTCGTCCGCCTCAGAGGAGAGGACAGGCGCACAGACGGTCGTCCCTCGCCCCACATGGGCCTCGACCAAGCCGTCCGCCTGCAGCTCTCGATACGCGTTCACCACTGTAGTGCGGTTGACGCCGAGGGCAGCCGCGAGGGCCCGTTCGGCGGGGAGCCGGGTGCCGGGAGGCAGTCTGCCCGAGAGGATCATCTCTCGGATCTGGTGCCGGATCTGCTGGTAGAGTGGAACCCGACTGTGGCGATCCAGTGTCAGTTGCATTTAGGAAGACCTCGAGCCAATTGGATGGATCCACCCGCCATTGTATCACCGATCTTCCCGCTGTCAACGGCCAATTGGACGACATTTTACACAGTCCAATCCAGCACATGGGTGAGCTGGCTTCAAGAGATGAAGGAGATGCGTGTGGAAGATCGGACAGGCGAGCTCTGAGGGAAAGCGCGGAGGGGATACTGTGCTGAAAAGACGACCAACGATAGACAACCGCCGTTGGTTTTCGTCCGTGGTTCTGCGATCCGCAAGGTCCGCCACGGCGGCTGCCTTGCGGATGATCAGGAGGGAAAAGCGGTCGACTGCCCCTTGTCATATGAAGGGAGGGCCTACAGCATCGGCGCCCGGCCTCGCAGCCAATCGAGCACCCGATCGGGCAACGCGTCCCGGTTGCCCTGTGTGACGGTCCAGAGCTCGACGTCCTCGCGAGCCTTGATCCGATCACACCACGGGTGAGGACGATAGGTGATGGTCGCCAACACGGGCTGGACAGCATCCAGCGCTTCCACCACGGCCTGGCGGAAGCGTTCCGAGAACAGCTCCATCTTGCCGATCTCGTCGATGACGATGAGGCGACGGGCGACCAGCGCCTCCTCCAGCGCCTGCACGCCCACCTCCTCGAACGCCTCCACGTCCACCCCGTACCGCCCGACGCGATGGCGGGAGCGGATGTTCACGTGGGCCAAGGTGGCGCGTCGCCCGTCCAGCGTGCGCACCTCGAACCCGACGCGACGGCCACCCTCGCGTAGCTCGTGGGTCACGAAGCCGCCCGCCGCGCCCGACGGCAGCGCGGCGACGACCTTCTCGACGACGGTGGTCTTCCCGCAGCCGGGCAGCCCGGTGAGCAACAGGTTGTGCGACATCATCCCCTCGCGAGCACAGCCCGCACGTAGGCGATCACCGAGACCCAGGCCACCGTCTGCCCCGTCAGCGTGCGAGCGAACAGATCGCGCACCTCGTCGATCTGTTCGGCCGAGAGGTGCGCAGCCAGCCGCTGTCCATAGCTTGGGCGATCCTTCGACGCCGAGTCGAACCAGCGCTCAATCAGCGCCGGCGTGATGTGCACCTCCGTGGGCTGCTCGACCACCTCCAGGCGGATATCGCTCAGCCCGGCGGCCTCCAGGGCGGCCTCCAGATCCGACGCATCCCAGTTCACCATGGGGTCGTCCGGGTCGGCGTAGATGGCCTCCTCGGCCTGGATGACCCGCTCCGCCAGGTCTGAACCCAGCCGATCCAGCGGCACCAGTCGATAGAGCCGCTGGGCACGCCGCGGGATGGCCTCGGCCAGGCTGAGGCGGCCGCCTGGCCGCAGCAGCGTCGCGATCCGCCGCAGAGCCGCGGGCTTATCCGGATGCCGGGTGAGAGCATTGCGCCCCACGACGGCATCGAAGCGCACGTCCGCATCGCCACGAGCCGCCAGCAACTCTGGTAGCTCGTCCAGATCGCCCTGCATCACGATGGGGCGCTCCACCTCCGGCAGTCGGGCGGCCAGCTCCCGCAGCGCCTCGGCCTCTCGGGCCGTCCGGGCCAGCGTCCACACGCCGCCCTCCGGCACCCGCCGCAACGCCTCCCAGGTCAACAACCCGCTGCCCGCGTTGAGGTCCAGGACCAGATGATGACGCTGCAACCCAGCCGCATCCATCACCCGATCTCGCAGCGCGGCCAGGTGCTCGCCCACGTCGCCGATGGTGCGCTGCAGCCAGCGCTCCCGATCCCGCTCCACACGATCGCCCGTGAACGTCAACACCTCCGGCGGCCCCAAAGCGCCCCCATCGATCATGGCCGCCAGCTGGGCCTCACGCCGCCGGGCCACCTCCTCCCGGATCCTGGCCTCATAACCCTGGTCGGACGGCTGGTAGAAGACCCGCCCCTGCAGGGCGTCGGGCAGGTACTGTTGCGCCACCCAGTGATCCCGGTAGGCGTGAGGATAGAGGTAACCCTGTCCGTGGCCGAACCCCTCCGCATCGCGAGAGGCGTCCCGCAGATGAGCGGGCACCTCCGCCTCCCGCTCCTGTTCCACCACCTTCAGCGCGTCGAAGAACCCCATGGTGCTGTTGGACTTGGGCGCGGTGGCCAGATAGATGGTCGCCTGGGCCAGGTGGAAGCGACCCTCAGGCAGGCCCACGTAGTCGAACGCCTGGGCACAGGCGGTCACCACCTGGATGGCGTTGGGATCGGCCAGGCCCACATCCTCGCTGGCGAAGATGAGCATGCGTCGGAAGATGAAGCGCGGGTCCTCGCCGGCGTACACCATGCGCGCCAGCCAGTAGAGCGCGGCGTCAGGATCGGAGCCGCGCAGCGACTTGATGAAGGCGCTGATGGTGTCAAAGTGGGCGTCGCCCTCCTTGTCGTAGAGGACGGCCCGTCGCTGGATGGACTCCTCCGCCACGGCCATGTCGATGTGGATCACGCCGTCGGGGCCGGGTGGCGTGGTCTCCACCGCCAGCTCCAGCGCGTTGAGCAACGCCCGGGCGTCGCC
Coding sequences:
- a CDS encoding AAA family ATPase; translated protein: MSESVSLFDARREELTEKEAPLAARMRPRTLDEFVGQEHIIGPGRLLRRAIQADQLSSIIFYGPPGTGKTTLARIIANTTRAHFIAINAVLAGVKDIRAAIKEAQERRGRFGQRTILFVDEVHRFNKAQQDALLPWVENGTVILIGATTENPYFEVNKPLISRSRIFQLKPLTEDDLREIARRALADPERGYGKLKVHIDEDALDHLVNVANGDARALLNALELAVETTPPGPDGVIHIDMAVAEESIQRRAVLYDKEGDAHFDTISAFIKSLRGSDPDAALYWLARMVYAGEDPRFIFRRMLIFASEDVGLADPNAIQVVTACAQAFDYVGLPEGRFHLAQATIYLATAPKSNSTMGFFDALKVVEQEREAEVPAHLRDASRDAEGFGHGQGYLYPHAYRDHWVAQQYLPDALQGRVFYQPSDQGYEARIREEVARRREAQLAAMIDGGALGPPEVLTFTGDRVERDRERWLQRTIGDVGEHLAALRDRVMDAAGLQRHHLVLDLNAGSGLLTWEALRRVPEGGVWTLARTAREAEALRELAARLPEVERPIVMQGDLDELPELLAARGDADVRFDAVVGRNALTRHPDKPAALRRIATLLRPGGRLSLAEAIPRRAQRLYRLVPLDRLGSDLAERVIQAEEAIYADPDDPMVNWDASDLEAALEAAGLSDIRLEVVEQPTEVHITPALIERWFDSASKDRPSYGQRLAAHLSAEQIDEVRDLFARTLTGQTVAWVSVIAYVRAVLARG